The following coding sequences lie in one Arachis ipaensis cultivar K30076 chromosome B05, Araip1.1, whole genome shotgun sequence genomic window:
- the LOC107644505 gene encoding uncharacterized protein LOC107644505 isoform X1 translates to MMVSVIQTRMMELTREPEAPDRAVAQWHLWKSVVAEWCAALEEEKIGRFRCRQRWNDATKEGSTQTSFWWFEVTPSKHQNEFPSVPPVNSAYSIQSDAVENESYQSSPKYPSRQGGLPFKSSAN, encoded by the exons ATGATGGTTTCAGTTATTCAAACTAGGATGATGGAG CTTACAAGGGAGCCAGAAGCACCAGACAGGGCAGTGGCTCAATGGCATCTCTGGAAGAGTGTAGTGGCAGAATGGTGTGCCGCACTTGAAGAGGAGAAGATTGGGAGATTTCGATGTCGGCAACGGTGGAATGATGCGACAAAAGAGGGGAGCACACAGACAAGCTTTTGGTGGTTTGAAGTCACTCCCTCAAAGCATCAGAATGAGTTTCCATCAGTGCCTCCTGTAAACTCAGCTTACTCTATCCAGTCAGATGCAGTTGAAAATGAATCATATCAAAGCTCCCCAAAGTACCCTAGCAGACAG GGAGGCTTACCCTTCAAAAGCAGTGCGAACTGA
- the LOC107644504 gene encoding uncharacterized protein LOC107644504 isoform X1 — protein MKFAAAAAPVRAVVVAEGSHRRCHWNRGRERDRELAVGERIGAAVLREAIAAVPAAVQPQLAPPKLLPSPSSRKLTGVAGGYRRSIWFYFESHNRVRGRRRPYLKLAVGERIGAAVLHEAIAAVPAAVQPRLAPPKLLPSPSSRKLTGVAGGYRRSIWFYFESHNRVRGRRRPYLNPLSSWVLVVASYSAIRCCWNQARFTVLLPSGQMHRSLIMFFAAPSFCFL, from the exons ATGAAGTTCGCCGCCGCAGCTGCTCCTGTTCGCGCCGTCGTCGTCGCCGAAGGGAGCCATCGTCGCTGTCATTGGAACAGAGGgcgagagagagacagagagctcGCGGTGGGGGAAAGGATAGGCGCCGCCGTGCTGCGTGAAGCTATCGCCGCCGTTCCTGCTGCCGTCCAGCCTCAGTTAGCACCGCCGAAGCTCCTGCCATCACCGTCGTCGAGGAAGCTCACCGGAGTTGCTGGAGGCTACCGCCGCTCTATCTGGTTCTATTTTGAGTCGCACAACCGTGTCCGTGGCCGCCGGAGACCGTATCTGAAGCTCGCGGTGGGGGAAAGGATAGGCGCCGCCGTGCTGCACGAAGCTATCGCCGCCGTTCCTGCCGCCGTCCAGCCTCGGTTAGCACCGCCGAAGCTCCTGCCATCACCGTCGTCGAGGAAGCTCACCGGAGTTGCTGGAGGCTACCGCCGCTCTATCTGGTTCTATTTTGAGTCGCACAACCGTGTCCGTGGCCGCCGGAGACCGTATCTGAATCCTCTGTCTTCTTGGGTTTTGGTTGTTGCAAGTTACTCGGCTATACGCTGTTGTTGGAACCAGGCCAGATTTACCG TGTTATTGCCATCAGGACAGATGCATAGGTCTCTGATTATGTTCTTTGCTGCTCCATCGTTCTGTTTTCTATAG
- the LOC107644505 gene encoding uncharacterized protein LOC107644505 isoform X2 — MMVSVIQTRMMELTREPEAPDRAVAQWHLWKSVVAEWCAALEEEKIGRFRCRQRWNDATKEGSTQTSFWWFEVTPSKHQNEFPSVPPVNSAYSIQSDAVENESYQSSPKYPSRQIILD, encoded by the exons ATGATGGTTTCAGTTATTCAAACTAGGATGATGGAG CTTACAAGGGAGCCAGAAGCACCAGACAGGGCAGTGGCTCAATGGCATCTCTGGAAGAGTGTAGTGGCAGAATGGTGTGCCGCACTTGAAGAGGAGAAGATTGGGAGATTTCGATGTCGGCAACGGTGGAATGATGCGACAAAAGAGGGGAGCACACAGACAAGCTTTTGGTGGTTTGAAGTCACTCCCTCAAAGCATCAGAATGAGTTTCCATCAGTGCCTCCTGTAAACTCAGCTTACTCTATCCAGTCAGATGCAGTTGAAAATGAATCATATCAAAGCTCCCCAAAGTACCCTAGCAGACAG ATAATTTTGGATTAA
- the LOC107644504 gene encoding uncharacterized protein LOC107644504 isoform X2 — protein MKFAAAAAPVRAVVVAEGSHRRCHWNRGRERDRELAVGERIGAAVLREAIAAVPAAVQPQLAPPKLLPSPSSRKLTGVAGGYRRSIWFYFESHNRVRGRRRPYLKLAVGERIGAAVLHEAIAAVPAAVQPRLAPPKLLPSPSSRKLTGVAGGYRRSIWFYFESHNRVRGRRRPYLNPLSSWVLVVASYSAIRCCWNQARFTGQMHRSLIMFFAAPSFCFL, from the exons ATGAAGTTCGCCGCCGCAGCTGCTCCTGTTCGCGCCGTCGTCGTCGCCGAAGGGAGCCATCGTCGCTGTCATTGGAACAGAGGgcgagagagagacagagagctcGCGGTGGGGGAAAGGATAGGCGCCGCCGTGCTGCGTGAAGCTATCGCCGCCGTTCCTGCTGCCGTCCAGCCTCAGTTAGCACCGCCGAAGCTCCTGCCATCACCGTCGTCGAGGAAGCTCACCGGAGTTGCTGGAGGCTACCGCCGCTCTATCTGGTTCTATTTTGAGTCGCACAACCGTGTCCGTGGCCGCCGGAGACCGTATCTGAAGCTCGCGGTGGGGGAAAGGATAGGCGCCGCCGTGCTGCACGAAGCTATCGCCGCCGTTCCTGCCGCCGTCCAGCCTCGGTTAGCACCGCCGAAGCTCCTGCCATCACCGTCGTCGAGGAAGCTCACCGGAGTTGCTGGAGGCTACCGCCGCTCTATCTGGTTCTATTTTGAGTCGCACAACCGTGTCCGTGGCCGCCGGAGACCGTATCTGAATCCTCTGTCTTCTTGGGTTTTGGTTGTTGCAAGTTACTCGGCTATACGCTGTTGTTGGAACCAGGCCAGATTTACCG GACAGATGCATAGGTCTCTGATTATGTTCTTTGCTGCTCCATCGTTCTGTTTTCTATAG
- the LOC107644504 gene encoding uncharacterized protein LOC107644504 isoform X3, translated as MKFAAAAAPVRAVVVAEGSHRRCHWNRGRERDRELAVGERIGAAVLREAIAAVPAAVQPQLAPPKLLPSPSSRKLTGVAGGYRRSIWFYFESHNRVRGRRRPYLKLAVGERIGAAVLHEAIAAVPAAVQPRLAPPKLLPSPSSRKLTGVAGGYRRSIWFYFESHNRVRGRRRPYLNPLSSWVLVVASYSAIRCCWNQARFTE; from the exons ATGAAGTTCGCCGCCGCAGCTGCTCCTGTTCGCGCCGTCGTCGTCGCCGAAGGGAGCCATCGTCGCTGTCATTGGAACAGAGGgcgagagagagacagagagctcGCGGTGGGGGAAAGGATAGGCGCCGCCGTGCTGCGTGAAGCTATCGCCGCCGTTCCTGCTGCCGTCCAGCCTCAGTTAGCACCGCCGAAGCTCCTGCCATCACCGTCGTCGAGGAAGCTCACCGGAGTTGCTGGAGGCTACCGCCGCTCTATCTGGTTCTATTTTGAGTCGCACAACCGTGTCCGTGGCCGCCGGAGACCGTATCTGAAGCTCGCGGTGGGGGAAAGGATAGGCGCCGCCGTGCTGCACGAAGCTATCGCCGCCGTTCCTGCCGCCGTCCAGCCTCGGTTAGCACCGCCGAAGCTCCTGCCATCACCGTCGTCGAGGAAGCTCACCGGAGTTGCTGGAGGCTACCGCCGCTCTATCTGGTTCTATTTTGAGTCGCACAACCGTGTCCGTGGCCGCCGGAGACCGTATCTGAATCCTCTGTCTTCTTGGGTTTTGGTTGTTGCAAGTTACTCGGCTATACGCTGTTGTTGGAACCAGGCCAGATTTACCG AATAG